The Mytilus galloprovincialis chromosome 4, xbMytGall1.hap1.1, whole genome shotgun sequence genome contains a region encoding:
- the LOC143072076 gene encoding uncharacterized protein LOC143072076, translating to MNTLITCVVLLVASSCTHAGGKFGGGGGGGGGSLSGSLQGSLAGSLGGGLGGGLGGGLGGGFGGGIGGGIGGGLGGSGVSGSLSGSLNGNLGGGVGGGLIGGGGAGGSITLSFSAYLRLMYYVSALQQAVAASSLSAGFSGGLTGGFGGAIGGGLGGAIGGGLGGGLGGGFGGIGGGFGSGSGFAGRFGGGFAGSVSGSGIGGGFGSGSGFAGRFGGGFAGRVGGLGGLGGAGGIGGLSGGLSGGLSGGLSGGLGGGLGGGAGSSIMGTLGGSLNAGISGGAGGIGGGKGASYY from the exons ATGAATACTTTGATTACTTGTGTTGTTCTGCTAGTTGCCAGTTCCTGTACTCATGCCGGTGGCAAATTCGGCGGTGGTGGTGGTGGAG GAGGTGGCTCCCTCAGCGGATCTCTACAAGGATCTCTAGCTGGAAGCTTAGGCGGTGGACTCGGAGGTGGTCTCGGAGGTGGTCTCGGAGGAGGATTCGGTGGTGGAATCGGAGGTGGTATCGGCGGAGGTTTGGGCGGCAGTGGAGTTTCTGGATCTCTAAGCGGTTCTCTAAATGGAAACTTGGGCGGTGGCGTCGGAGGTGGACTTATTGGCGGTGGTGGTGCCGGTGGATCTATCACCCTCAGCTTCAGTGCCTACCTCAGATTGATGTACTATGTATCAGCTCTTCAACAAGCTGTTGCAGCTAGTAGTTTAAGCGCTGGATTCTCCGGTGGCTTGACTGGTGGGTTTGGTGGTGCAATTGGAGGTGGTTTAGGCGGTGCAATTGGAGGTGGTTTAGGTGGTGGTCTAGGCGGAGGTTTCGGTGGAATCGGTGGTGGTTTCGGATCAGGCTCTGGATTTGCTGGAAGATTCGGTGGTGGATTTGCTGGTTCTGTTAGTGGATCTGGAATCGGAGGTGGTTTCGGTTCAGGCTCCGGATTTGCTGGTAGATTTGGCGGTGGATTTGCTGGACGTGTTGGAGGTCTAGGAGGTCTAGGCGGAGCAGGAGGTATTGGTGGACTTTCAGGAGGACTCTCTGGTGGATTAAGTGGCGGCCTTTCTGGTGGTCTAGGCGGTGGTCTTGGAGGAGGTGCTGGATCTAGCATCAtgg GAACTCTTGGTGGAAGTTTGAATGCTGGAATCAGCGGCGGAGCTGGTGGCATCGGAGGTGGAAAAGGTG CAAGTTATTATTAA
- the LOC143072074 gene encoding uncharacterized protein LOC143072074, which produces MILVVTLIFASTAGVLASGKGGIGSGVNGAISGFPSGRLSNDGIVDRRFGVGLNGQRLAAALGGTVAGTATGLASALSGGLASSLGGAGRFSGTVGGNFRGRFGPGVSATGPGLSGFGTGVSGFGPGLSAPSSDISGTGPAVSGIFTSGFGPGLSASSSDISGTGPAVSGTFASGFGTSTSGFVTGRDDTTSRAGFINISYLAYIRLISYISSLERTLAINTGIRIGFGGSQPGSGFSGIVSGPGVQGSIATFGPSGFVSSPSGDLSVNRPVGQIVASFQPRGFVSSPSGDLSVSRPAGQIVASFQPSGFISSPSGDLSVSRPSGQIVASFQPSGFVSSQSGDLSVSGPAGQVNIPFQSTGFAGRPSDSTSASLEGSFGTDGSRTFGPVWRFGVNGVRGVADRSGVRITNGRGVPITDGSGVSVTDGSGVRITDGNGFRTTDGRGFRITGRSGVRTTDGSGLRITHGNGVGITGSSGLRLKSGGSTY; this is translated from the exons ATGATTTTGGTTGTCACCCTCATTTTTGCCAGTACAGCTGGAGTTTTGGCAAGCGGAAAAGGAg GAATTGGTTCTGGTGTAAATGGTGCCATATCTGGTTTCCCGAGTGGACGTCTTAGTAATGATGGAATTGTAGATCGAAGATTCGGTGTTGGTTTAAATGGACAAAGGTTAGCTGCAGCATTGGGTGGAACTGTCGCAGGAACTGCAACCGGACTAGCATCTGCTCTTAGTGGAGGATTAGCTTCATCACTTGGCGGAGCAGGAAGATTTTCTGGAACAGTCGGAGGTAATTTCAGAGGCAGATTTGGACCTGGTGTGAGTGCAACTGGTCCAGGTTTGAGTGGATTTGGTACCGGTGTGAGTGGATTTGGTCCGGGTTTGAGTGCACCTAGCTCCGATATAAGTGGAACTGGTCCAGCAGTCAGTGGCATATTCACAAGTGGATTTGGTCCGGGTTTGAGTGCATCTAGCTCCGATATAAGTGGAACTGGTCCAGCAGTCAGTGGCACATTCGCAAGTGGATTCGGTACCAGTACTAGCGGATTTGTTACCGGACGAGATGACACAACCAGTAGAGCAGGTTTCATTAACATAAGTTACCTGGCATACATCAGATTGATCTCTTATATTTCATCCCTCGAAAGAACCCTTGCTATCAATACAGGTATCAGAATCGGCTTTGGAGGAAGTCAGCCTGGAAGTGGATTCTCAGGAATAGTATCTGGACCAGGAGTTCAAGGTAGTATAGCCACTTTCGGACCAAGTGGTTTTGTAAGTAGTCCTAGTGGCGATCTGTCAGTAAACCGCCCTGTAGGCCAAATTGTTGCATCTTTCCAACCACGAGGCTTTGTTAGCAGCCCAAGTGGTGATCTGTCCGTAAGCCGCCCTGCAGGCCAAATTGTAGCATCTTTCCAACCAAGTGGCTTTATCAGTAGTCCAAGTGGTGATCTGTCAGTAAGCCGCCCTTCAGGCCAAATTGTTGCATCTTTCCAACCAAGTGGCTTTGTAAGTAGCCAAAGTGGCGATTTGTCAGTAAGTGGTCCTGCAGGTCAAGTTAATATACCTTTCCAGTCAACTGGGTTTGCTGGTAGACCAAGTGATTCTACTTCAGCAAGTTTGGAGGGAAGTTTTGGAACAGATGGCTCTAGGACATTTGGACCAGTTTGGAGATTTGGAGTGAATGGTGTCAGAGGTGTTGCAG ATCGTAGCGGAGTTAGAATTACAAACGGAAGAGGAGTTCCAATCACAGACGGAAGTGGAGTCAGTGTCACAGACGGAAGTGGAGTCAGAATCACAGACGGAAATGGATTTAGAACCACAGACGGAAGAGGATTCAGAATCACAGGAAGAAGTGGAGTCAGAACCACAGACGGAAGTGGATTAAGAATCACTCACGGAAATGGAGTTGGAATAACAGGGAGCAGTGGATTAAGACTTAAATCTGGTGGAA GTACCTATTAA